Proteins encoded together in one Streptomyces sp. NA04227 window:
- a CDS encoding two-component system response regulator has product MSAERDRASILIVDDMEENLVALEAVLGPLTDVVRARSGEEALKAMLREDFAVVLVDVLMPGMNGFETVAHIKGLDQTKDVPVILLTGAEVDPDYAYRGYTVGAADFLVKPFDPWLLRTKVSVFLELHRKNRQLAAQSEQLRQLLIADGRGPAPAPEAARTTPEGTDEAAPEPENLTEVRDRLARVEELLRAKEDTAPDELADRIAQLETSITRWQPESESEPNPDAGTETGPGD; this is encoded by the coding sequence ATGAGCGCCGAACGGGACCGGGCGAGCATCCTCATCGTCGACGACATGGAGGAGAACCTCGTCGCTCTCGAAGCGGTTCTCGGACCGCTCACCGACGTGGTGCGGGCCCGCTCCGGCGAGGAGGCGCTCAAGGCGATGCTGCGCGAGGACTTCGCCGTCGTCCTCGTCGACGTCCTGATGCCCGGCATGAACGGCTTCGAGACCGTCGCCCACATCAAGGGCCTGGACCAGACCAAGGACGTCCCGGTGATCCTGCTGACCGGCGCCGAGGTCGACCCCGACTACGCCTACCGCGGCTACACGGTCGGCGCCGCCGACTTCCTCGTCAAGCCGTTCGACCCCTGGCTGCTGCGCACCAAGGTCAGCGTCTTCCTGGAGCTGCACCGCAAGAACCGCCAACTCGCCGCGCAGTCCGAGCAGTTGCGCCAGCTCTTGATCGCCGACGGGCGCGGGCCCGCCCCGGCCCCCGAGGCCGCGCGGACCACCCCGGAAGGCACGGACGAAGCCGCCCCCGAGCCGGAGAACCTCACCGAGGTCCGCGACCGCCTCGCCCGCGTCGAGGAACTCCTGCGCGCGAAGGAGGACACGGCCCCCGACGAACTCGCCGACCGCATCGCGCAGTTGGAGACCTCGATCACCCGGTGGCAGCCCGAGTCCGAGTCCGAGCCCAATCCCGATGCCGGGACCGAGACCGGACCCGGCGACTGA
- a CDS encoding HAMP domain-containing protein encodes MNALCDGDFTVSMDTAGDGVPAELAAVFNRVVARNAHLAGELQRVRHEVLREGRLDERISASPGQGTWATNVAATNTVLDALALPVANATRVLDAVAEGDLTQHVELTEGNRRLRGDLRRLASGVNRMVDQLSLFTGEVTRVAREVGTEGRLGGRAQVHELAGDWRRVTEAVNTMASRLTAQVRDIADVTTAVARGDLTQQVTVEATGELLELKLTVNTMVDQLRAFADEVTRVAREVGTEGQLGGRAQVRGVSGVWQDLTESVNFMASNLTWQVRNIAQVTTAVANGDLSQKITVDARGEILELKSTINTMVDQLSAFAGEVTRVAREVGTEGQLGGRAQVRGVSGVWKDLTESVNFMADNLTSQVRNIALVATAVAQGDLGKTITVEAKGEILELKSTINTMVAQLSAFADEVTRVAREVGTEGNLGGQAQVRDVSGVWKDLTENVNLMALNLTSQVRNIAQVTTAVAKGDLSKKIDVDARGEILELKDTVNTMVQQLRAFADEVTRVAREVGTEGRLGGRAQVHGVSGVWKDLTDNVNFMADNLTSQVRNIAQVATAVAKGDLSKKIDVDARGEILELKTTINTMVDTLSSFSSEVTRVAREVGSEGRLGGQARVEGVYGTWKKLTTSVNDLALNLTNQVRAIGEVASAVTQGDMSGSVSVTAEGEVAELKNNINLMVANLRETTRAKDWLESNLTRIAGLMQGHRDLVEVADLILRELTPLVNAQFGAFFLAEAGAEAGEGLEFIAGYGTGESEDAEPSAAFRTPGRGLITQAATEKKRILVEAVPPGYISIDSGLGAAPPASVVILPILFDEQVLGVIELASFSKFSDVHLAFIDQFVHTIGVSINTIIANSRTESLLSESQRLTAELRQRSEELQRSNAELEEKAALLATSSQYKSEFLANMSHELRTPLNSLLVLARLLADNPEDRLSSQEVEFAATIHRSGSDLLQMINDILDLSKIEAGRMDVRPKALPLVKLVDYVRVTFGPLAHDRGLTFEVTVDDDVPRELFSDEQRLQQILRNLLSNAVKFTSAGSVRLLVRRVLAAEVEGRELGGADDLIAFSVKDTGIGIPPEKLDEIFEAFKQSSGTTNRKYGGTGLGLSISRDMADLLGGRIVAESAPGIGSTFTLYVPAHYTGTGLPTVEPALDEARRLQTSASTLRPALPESLPERVFGEEETRPRAQAVDEGEVTWPETRQLKEWLNGRPGEVLAGRRILIVDDDIRNVFALTHVLGRVGIHVKYAENGHEGMEMLDRFPDVSLVLMDIMMPEMDGYEMIRAIRRAPRFTGLPIVAITAKAMPGDREKAIDTGADDYLPKPVDVDRLIAVIYHALDPAGVAAPETAHSLLSDVAQEHEDEDEHEGEDDSEETT; translated from the coding sequence ATGAACGCGCTGTGCGACGGGGACTTCACGGTCAGCATGGACACCGCAGGGGACGGCGTACCGGCCGAACTGGCCGCCGTCTTCAACCGTGTGGTGGCCCGTAACGCCCATCTGGCCGGTGAGCTGCAACGCGTGAGGCACGAGGTGCTGCGCGAGGGGCGGCTGGACGAGCGGATCAGCGCGAGTCCCGGCCAGGGGACGTGGGCCACCAATGTGGCCGCGACCAACACCGTGCTCGACGCGCTCGCGCTGCCCGTCGCCAACGCGACCCGCGTACTGGACGCCGTGGCCGAGGGTGATCTGACCCAGCACGTCGAGCTGACCGAGGGCAACCGCCGGCTGCGCGGCGATCTGCGGCGGCTGGCCAGTGGCGTCAACCGTATGGTCGACCAGCTCTCCCTGTTCACCGGTGAGGTGACCCGGGTGGCCCGCGAGGTCGGCACCGAGGGGCGCCTCGGCGGTCGTGCGCAGGTGCACGAGCTCGCCGGGGACTGGCGCAGGGTGACCGAGGCCGTGAACACCATGGCGTCCCGGCTCACCGCGCAGGTGCGCGACATCGCGGATGTCACGACCGCGGTGGCCCGCGGCGACCTGACCCAGCAGGTGACCGTCGAGGCCACCGGAGAGCTCCTCGAACTCAAGCTGACCGTCAACACGATGGTCGACCAACTCCGGGCGTTCGCCGACGAGGTGACCCGGGTGGCCCGCGAGGTCGGCACCGAGGGGCAACTGGGCGGACGGGCCCAGGTACGTGGCGTCTCCGGGGTCTGGCAGGACCTGACCGAAAGCGTCAACTTCATGGCGTCCAACCTGACCTGGCAGGTGCGCAACATCGCCCAGGTGACCACCGCGGTGGCCAATGGCGACCTCAGCCAGAAGATCACCGTGGACGCGCGCGGCGAGATCCTGGAGCTGAAGTCGACGATCAACACGATGGTGGACCAGCTCTCCGCGTTCGCCGGTGAGGTGACCCGGGTGGCCCGTGAGGTCGGCACCGAGGGGCAACTGGGCGGACGGGCCCAGGTGCGCGGCGTCTCGGGGGTGTGGAAGGACCTCACCGAGAGCGTCAACTTCATGGCCGACAACCTGACTTCTCAGGTCCGCAACATCGCCCTGGTGGCCACCGCCGTCGCCCAGGGCGACCTGGGCAAGACGATCACGGTGGAGGCCAAGGGCGAGATCCTGGAGCTGAAGTCGACGATCAACACGATGGTCGCCCAGCTCTCCGCCTTCGCCGACGAGGTGACCCGGGTGGCCCGCGAGGTCGGCACCGAGGGCAACCTCGGCGGCCAGGCCCAGGTCAGGGACGTGTCGGGAGTCTGGAAGGACCTCACCGAGAACGTCAACCTGATGGCGCTCAACCTGACCTCGCAGGTGCGCAACATCGCCCAGGTGACCACCGCCGTGGCCAAGGGCGATCTGTCGAAGAAGATCGACGTGGACGCGCGCGGCGAGATCCTCGAACTCAAGGACACTGTCAACACGATGGTCCAGCAACTGCGGGCGTTCGCCGACGAGGTGACCCGGGTGGCCCGCGAGGTCGGCACCGAGGGACGGCTCGGCGGACGGGCCCAGGTCCACGGGGTGTCCGGAGTCTGGAAGGACCTCACGGACAACGTCAACTTCATGGCCGACAACCTGACTTCGCAGGTGCGCAACATCGCCCAGGTAGCCACGGCGGTGGCCAAGGGTGATCTGTCGAAGAAGATCGACGTGGACGCGCGCGGCGAGATCCTCGAACTCAAGACCACCATCAACACCATGGTCGACACGCTCTCCTCGTTCTCCTCCGAGGTGACCCGGGTGGCCCGCGAGGTGGGCAGCGAGGGACGGCTCGGCGGCCAGGCACGGGTGGAGGGCGTCTACGGAACCTGGAAGAAGCTCACCACCAGCGTCAACGACCTGGCCCTGAACCTGACCAACCAGGTCCGTGCGATCGGCGAGGTGGCCAGCGCGGTCACCCAGGGCGACATGTCCGGCTCCGTCTCGGTCACCGCCGAGGGCGAGGTCGCCGAACTGAAGAACAACATCAACCTGATGGTCGCCAACCTCCGCGAGACCACCCGTGCCAAGGACTGGCTGGAGTCCAACCTGACCCGTATCGCCGGTCTGATGCAGGGGCACCGCGATCTGGTCGAGGTGGCCGACCTGATCCTGCGCGAGCTGACCCCGCTGGTCAACGCGCAGTTCGGGGCCTTCTTCCTGGCCGAGGCGGGTGCCGAGGCCGGCGAAGGCCTGGAGTTCATCGCCGGATACGGCACCGGGGAGAGCGAGGACGCGGAGCCCTCCGCGGCGTTCCGCACGCCGGGACGCGGACTGATCACCCAGGCCGCGACCGAGAAGAAGCGCATCCTCGTCGAGGCCGTGCCACCGGGCTACATCAGCATCGACTCCGGGCTCGGCGCGGCTCCGCCGGCCAGTGTGGTCATCCTGCCGATCCTCTTCGACGAGCAGGTGCTCGGCGTCATCGAACTGGCCTCGTTCAGCAAGTTCAGCGATGTGCACCTGGCCTTCATCGACCAGTTCGTGCACACCATCGGCGTCTCCATCAACACCATCATCGCCAACTCCCGTACGGAGTCGCTGCTTTCGGAGTCCCAGCGGCTGACCGCCGAACTGCGCCAGCGCTCCGAGGAGTTGCAGCGCTCCAACGCCGAACTGGAGGAGAAGGCCGCACTGCTCGCAACCTCCTCGCAGTACAAGTCGGAGTTCCTGGCGAACATGTCGCACGAGCTGCGCACCCCGCTCAACTCGCTGCTCGTGCTCGCCCGGCTGCTCGCCGACAACCCCGAGGACCGACTCTCCTCGCAGGAGGTGGAGTTCGCGGCCACCATCCACCGCTCGGGCTCCGACCTGCTGCAGATGATCAACGACATCCTCGACCTGTCCAAGATCGAGGCGGGCCGGATGGACGTACGGCCCAAGGCGCTGCCGCTGGTCAAGCTGGTCGACTACGTACGCGTCACCTTCGGGCCGCTGGCCCACGACCGTGGCCTGACCTTCGAGGTGACGGTGGACGACGACGTGCCCAGGGAACTGTTCTCCGACGAGCAGCGGCTCCAGCAGATCCTGCGCAACCTGCTGTCCAACGCGGTCAAGTTCACCTCGGCGGGCAGCGTCCGGCTGCTCGTACGCAGGGTGTTGGCCGCCGAGGTGGAGGGCAGGGAACTCGGCGGCGCGGACGACCTGATCGCCTTCTCGGTCAAGGACACCGGCATCGGCATCCCGCCGGAGAAGCTGGACGAGATCTTCGAGGCGTTCAAGCAGTCCTCGGGCACCACCAACCGCAAGTACGGCGGCACCGGCCTCGGCCTGTCCATCAGCCGGGACATGGCCGACCTGCTCGGTGGCCGTATCGTCGCCGAGAGCGCACCCGGCATCGGCTCCACCTTCACCCTCTACGTGCCCGCCCACTACACCGGGACGGGACTGCCGACCGTCGAACCCGCCCTTGACGAGGCGCGGCGGCTTCAGACGTCCGCGTCGACCCTGCGGCCCGCCCTGCCCGAGTCGCTGCCCGAGCGGGTCTTCGGCGAAGAGGAGACGCGCCCCCGGGCCCAGGCCGTGGACGAGGGCGAGGTCACCTGGCCGGAGACCAGGCAGCTCAAGGAGTGGCTGAACGGGCGGCCGGGGGAGGTGCTCGCCGGGCGGCGCATCCTCATCGTCGACGACGACATCCGCAATGTGTTCGCCCTGACCCATGTGCTCGGCCGGGTGGGTATCCATGTGAAGTACGCGGAGAACGGCCACGAGGGCATGGAGATGCTGGACCGGTTCCCCGATGTGTCACTGGTGCTGATGGACATCATGATGCCGGAGATGGACGGCTACGAGATGATCCGGGCGATCCGGCGGGCACCCCGCTTCACCGGCCTGCCGATCGTCGCGATCACCGCGAAGGCCATGCCGGGCGACCGCGAGAAGGCGATCGACACCGGAGCCGACGACTACCTGCCCAAGCCCGTCGACGTGGACCGGCTGATCGCGGTGATCTACCACGCCCTCGACCCGGCGGGCGTCGCCGCCCCGGAGACCGCCCACTCCTTGTTGTCCGACGTGGCGCAGGAGCACGAGGACGAGGACGAGCACGAGGGCGAGGACGACTCCGAGGAGACGACGTGA